From the Misgurnus anguillicaudatus chromosome 17, ASM2758022v2, whole genome shotgun sequence genome, one window contains:
- the lrrfip1a gene encoding uncharacterized protein lrrfip1a isoform X4, which yields MGSQGPGRKRTPSKNGMTGEEDALNLIAREAEARLAAKRAARAEAREIRMKELERQQKEIYQVQKKYYGLDNLDNKFGDIEQWMEDSERYTRLSRRHASVSDDEERMSVGSRSSMRLDLDAPGAYGGLSQAASSSHSQKKSKKKKKHSSKTSNGYDDDFSPLSSRNSRLSDESKRSRSSRLDLQSSLYNSEPYSSSNYSSKHQGLSYNGYQSSEYRGSSSRTSSRANSACGSPVEDCSSSVSSYIRSGSISGLSRDLDHVIIPDLPDVNGRLSMTDDRIERDYLEKGSSRASTISGATLTSLGGTSSRRGSGDTTITADTEASIREIKEIHELKDQIQDVEAKHMQNLKEMKDSLLEVEDKYRKAMVSNAQLDNEKTNLIYEVDTLKDSLMELEEMLSETRRELEEKSKDLEREKHAHSILQFQFSELKETLKQSEELLTEIRQLRMKQDGFVREISDLQETIEWKNKKIGALERQKEFSDAIRNERDELRDEVVQLKDILKKHGIVLGPDLTTNGETGEELGQGDQNSQTSSAEIREGSSVLGTQQLKICKDQKDLDEEVQENHDSLISTKTSLETNDNGDLRDEVNQSVEQQSDNKQSEEPPSSVDNDEVTTTSPMVEIKAEQLVLEDSRDNTVESECEVHTDGPVEENQQETTICAKHSQKIEKETSVELVSGPVLDENQPSESVSKPVEKPAESSEKEKAPQTQGASASNKKRRKKKKGKQKQKQNDKQDSETKICDTSEKILNEDNPDQKLESDPEGSHEEQLGNDASTAVHTEVPADSHDDTKNIKTDRDEIISMDTVPADDARDQFRVITDVVDSGETSNPKTDFDCPESATVNSISNLTDVNNDQTKDSTNLAQEISSDKEALLSHELSDKSMDAVDSCVENLESSSISNNIEKSLLVDDKEGKSHVDSDGVEEKPMIQIIDPGETTFPGDHDESAPICHSSSSVIEKVENECEKLIQEQPTIPTDQELENNLQNTIEVEQKEIKTQTDQAELVEEALIMPSKEVFSGDNNIDTAVTESQVPEKCEGEEERSLHDELPAEVQCTGENEADQESIELGDSHHESKLEKGEDENKTSCQGQVMLDTLPEDKDIMVGKGEEDGKKTSVQDEVMVETQPTGKVEDIVLKKGDEDIKEKSVQDQVMVETQPPGENEDILVGKTEEDEKKESVQGQVMLDTQVSMEDKAILVEKVEEDEKERSVQNQVMLETQPTEKNEEILSDKEDEKEGSVQDQVMLETQTTGKDEDILLKKGEGAHEKEESVQGQIMLDTQPPGENKDIPVEKGEEEKEEPVQDQVMIDTQLSGEDEGILVESVTVSPEQKEEEEEDEGEAFDFDEMDLEASSEDPLKQCQDKPNEEVTLLKESMQEDQIKKDGEPLEPKNQMDDGQTIQNPQTTTEVEACLTEDSQVDQKDIEPNQQQHDTSESKECTFEEHKQGSEELRHNEGADLTSEIETKNVEQEKNSNIIQEDQEPNISREQEVEKPTAGNGKEDDRKESKKSAKKGKGKGKEDCKMS from the exons ATTTATCAGGTGCAGAAG AAATACTATGGGCTGGATAACCTGGACAACAAATTTGGGGACATTGAGCAGTGGATG GAGGACAGTGAACGGTATACACGCCTCTCACGGAGACATGCTTCG GTGTCAGATGATGAAGAACGGATGTCAGTGGGGAGCAGGAGCAGCATGCGG CTGGACTTGGATGCTCCTGGTGCTTATGGCGGG CTTTCCCAGGCCGCCTCCTCCTCTCATTCACAGAAGAAGTCtaagaaaaagaagaaacatTCTTCCAAGACT AGCAACGGCTATGATGATGATTTCAGCCCATTATCTAGTCGG AACTCCAGACTCAGTGATGAGAGCAAAAGGTCTCGCTCCTCGAGACTTGATCTGCAGTCG AGTCTCTACAATTCTGAACCATACAGCAGCAGTAATTATTCCTCTAAACATCAAGGCCTCTCCTACAATGGCTACCAG TCATCTGAATACAGAGGTTCAAGCTCTAGGACCTCATCCAGGGCAAATTCTGCGTGCGGCAGCCCTGTG GAGGACTGCAGCAGTTCAGTGTCTAGTTATATACGCAGCGGTAGTATCAGTGGTCTTTCTAGAGATCTTGACCATGTCATTATCCCTGACCTGCCGGATGTTAATGGAAGACTGTCTATG actgatgACCGGATAGAGCGTGACTACTTGGAAAAg GGCTCTTCACGAGCATCCACGATATCTGGCGCCACTCTTACCTCTCTGGGTGGGACGTCCTCACGAAGAGGAAGTGGAGATACAACCATCACTGCAGACACAGAAGCCTCTATACGGGAAATCAAG GAGATCCATGAGCTTAAGGATCAAATTCAAGATGTGGAGGCGAAGCACATGCAGAACCTCAAAGAGATGAAG GATTCCTTGTTGGAAGTCGAGGATAAGTATCGGAAGGCCATGGTATCCAATGCACAGCTAGACAATGAGAAAACCAATCTGATATATGAAGTGGACACTTTAAAAGACTCTTTAATGGAACTGGAGGAAATGCTCTCTGAAACACGCCGTGAGCTTGAGGAGAAGAGTAAG gACCTTGAACGAGAGAAGCATGCACATAGTATACTTCAGTTTCAGTTCAGTGAATTAAAAGAGACGTTGAAACAAAGTGAAGAACTGCTAACT GAAATCCGTCAGTTACGAATGAAGCAAGATGGCTTTGTTAGAGAGATTTCTGACCTTCAGGAAACTATTGAAtggaagaataaaaaaattggg GCATTAGAGAGGCAGAAGGAATTTTCTGATGCCATTCGAAATGAGAGAGACGAACTCAGAGATGAGGTCGTTCAGCtcaaagatattttaaag AAACATGGTATTGTTCTTGGACCCGATCTAACCACCAATGGAGAAACAGGTGAAGAACTGGGACAGGGCGACCAGAATTCTCAAACATCGTCTGCTGAGATCCGAGAGGGCAGTAGTGTACTAG GCACTCAACAGTTGAAGATCTGTAAAGACCAAAAAGATTTGGATGAGGAGGTGCAAGAGAATCATGACTCGTTGATTTCTACAAAGACATCTTTAGAAACAAATGACAATGGAGACCTTAGGGATGAAGTGAACCAAAGTGTAGAGCAGCAGTCTGATAACAAACAGTCTGAAGAACCTCCAAGTTCTGTTGATAATGATGAGGTAACTACAACCAGTCCTATGGTTGAGATCAAAGCAGAACAGCTTGTATTGGAAGACTCAAGAGATAATACTGTGGAATCAGAGTGTGAGGTTCACACCGATGGACCTGTGGAGGAAAATCAACAAGAGACCACTATATGTGCCAAACATAGTCAGAAAATTGAAAAAGAAACTTCTGTAGAATTAGTCTCTGGTCCAGTGCTTGATGAAAATCAACCAAGTGAGTCAGTTAGCAAGCCTGTGGAGAAACCTGCTGAATCATCTGAAAAAGAGAAAGCTCCACAGACTCAAGGTGCCAGTGCTTCAAATAAAAAGaggagaaagaaaaagaaaggcaaacagaaacagaaacaaaatgATAAGCAGGATAGTGAAACAAAGATATGTGATACAAGTGAAAAGATTTTAAATGAGGATAATCCAGACCAAAAACTGGAAAGTGATCCAGAGGGAAGCCATGAAGAGCAACTAGGGAATGACGCATCTACAGCAGTGCATACAGAAGTCCCAGCTGATTCACATGACGatacaaaaaacattaaaacagacCGTGATGAAATAATAAGCATGGATACAGTACCTGCAGATGATGCTAGAGATCAGTTTCGAGTAATCACAGATGTGGTTGATTCAGGAGAAACTTCTAACCCCAAAACAGATTTTGATTGTCCTGAATCTGCAACTGTCAACAGTATCTCTAACCTAACAGATGTTAATAATGACCAAACTAAAGATTCAACAAATCTTGCCCAAGAAATTTCTTCAGACAAAGAAGCTTTACTGTCTCATGAACTTTCTGATAAGTCCATGGATGCCGTTGACAGTTGTGTGGAAAATCTTGAGTCCAGCAGTATTTCTAATAATATTGAGAAGTCTTTGTTGGTGGATGACAAGGAAGGGAAGAGCCATGTGGACAGTGATGGAGTAGAAGAGAAGCCAATGATTCAAATAATTGATCCAGGAGAGACCACTTTCCCTGGAGATCACGATGAGTCAGCTCCAATATGTCATTCCTCTTCATCTGTTATAGAAAAAGTAGAAAATGAATGTGAAAAGCTAATCCAGGAACAACCAACAATACCCACTGATCAGGAGTTGGAAAACAATCTCCAAAATACTATTGAAGTGGAGCAGAAAGAGATTAAGACACAGACGGATCAAGCTGAATTGGTTGAAGAAGCTCTTATAATGCCTAGCAAAGAAGTATTCAGTGGAGACAATAATATAGACACTGCTGTAACTGAATCTCAGGTTCCAGAAAAGTGTGAAGGTGAGGAAGAAAGATCATTGCATGATGAGCTTCCAGCTGAGGTTCAATGTACTGGAGAGAATGAGGCAGATCAGGAATCAATAGAGTTAGGAGACTCCCACCATGAATCCAAGTTAGAAAAAGGTGAGGAtgagaacaaaacatcatgccAGGGTCAGGTTATGCTTGATACACTGCCTGAGGATAAGGATATTATGGTGGGAAAAGGTGAGGAGGATGGCAAGAAAACATCAGTCCAAGACGAGGTTATGGTTGAAACGCAACCAACTGGAAAGGTTGAAGATATTGTGCTGAAGAAAGGTGATGAGGATATAAAGGAAAAATCAGTCCAAGATCAGGTTATGGTTGAAACCCAACCACCTGGGGAGAATGAAGATATTCTGGTGGGAAAAACTGAGGAGGATGAAAAGAAAGAATCAGTTCAAGGTCAGGTTATGCTTGATACGCAAGTTTCTATGGAGGATAAGGCTATTCTGGTGGAAAAAGTTGAGGAAGATGAGAAGGAGAGATCAGTTCAGAATCAGGTTATGCTTGAAACACAACCGACTGAAAAGAATGAAGAAATTCTGTCGGATAAAGAGGATGAGAAGGAAGGATCAGTCCAAGATCAGGTTATGCTTGAAACACAAACGACTGGAAAGGATGAAGACATTCTGCTAAAGAAAGGTGAGGGTGCGCATGAGAAGGAAGAATCAGTCCAAGGTCAAATTATGCTTGATACACAACCACCTGGAGAGAACAAAGATATTCCGGTCGAGAAAGGAGAAGAAGAGAAGGAAGAACCAGTTCAAGATCAGGTTATGATTGACACACAGCTGTCTGGAGAGGATGAAGGCATTTTGGTTGAGTCAGTTACAGTTTCTCCAGAGCAGaaggaagaagaggaggaagatGAAGGAGAGGCATTTGATTTTGATGAAATGGATCTGGAAGCATCATCAGAAGACCCTTTGAAACAATGTCAAGATAAACCAAATGAAGAAGTTACTCTCTTAAAAGAAAGCATGCAAGAAGACCAGATTAAAAAAGATGGTGAACCTCTGGAACCAAAAAACCAAATGGATGATGGACAAACCATTCAAAACccacaaacaacaacagaggTAGAAGCTTGTTTAACAGAGGACAGTCAAGTTGACCAGAAAGACATTGAACCTAATCAACAACAGCATGATACGTCTGAAAGTAAAGAATGTACATTTGAGGAACATAAGCAAGGATCAGAAGAACTGAGGCACAATGAAGGAGCTGATCTTACCTCAGAAATAGAGACAAAAAATGTAGAACAGGAGAAgaatagtaacattatacaagAAGACCAGGAACCAAACATATCAAGAGAGCAGGAAGTTGAAAAACCAACAGCAGGGAACGGCAAGGAAGATGATAGAAAGGAGTCTAAGAAAAGTGCCAAGAAAGGGAAAGGCAAGGGGAAAGAAGACTGTAAAATGTCTTAA
- the lrrfip1a gene encoding uncharacterized protein lrrfip1a isoform X13, which yields MGSQGPGRKRTPSKNGMTGEEDALNLIAREAEARLAAKRAARAEAREIRMKELERQQKEIYQVQKKYYGLDNLDNKFGDIEQWMEDSERYTRLSRRHASVSDDEERMSVGSRSSMRLDLDAPGAYGGLSQAASSSHSQKKSKKKKKHSSKTSNGYDDDFSPLSSRNSRLSDESKRSRSSRLDLQSSLYNSEPYSSSNYSSKHQGLSYNGYQGSVYEDSLYSGSRRSVARTTDDRIERDYLEKGSSRASTISGATLTSLGGTSSRRGSGDTTITADTEASIREIKEIHELKDQIQDVEAKHMQNLKEMKDSLLEVEDKYRKAMVSNAQLDNEKTNLIYEVDTLKDSLMELEEMLSETRRELEEKSKDLEREKHAHSILQFQFSELKETLKQSEELLTEIRQLRMKQDGFVREISDLQETIEWKNKKIGALERQKEFSDAIRNERDELRDEVVQLKDILKKHGIVLGPDLTTNGETGEELGQGDQNSQTSSAEIREGSSVLGTQQLKICKDQKDLDEEVQENHDSLISTKTSLETNDNGDLRDEVNQSVEQQSDNKQSEEPPSSVDNDEVTTTSPMVEIKAEQLVLEDSRDNTVESECEVHTDGPVEENQQETTICAKHSQKIEKETSVELVSGPVLDENQPSESVSKPVEKPAESSEKEKAPQTQGASASNKKRRKKKKGKQKQKQNDKQDSETKICDTSEKILNEDNPDQKLESDPEGSHEEQLGNDASTAVHTEVPADSHDDTKNIKTDRDEIISMDTVPADDARDQFRVITDVVDSGETSNPKTDFDCPESATVNSISNLTDVNNDQTKDSTNLAQEISSDKEALLSHELSDKSMDAVDSCVENLESSSISNNIEKSLLVDDKEGKSHVDSDGVEEKPMIQIIDPGETTFPGDHDESAPICHSSSSVIEKVENECEKLIQEQPTIPTDQELENNLQNTIEVEQKEIKTQTDQAELVEEALIMPSKEVFSGDNNIDTAVTESQVPEKCEGEEERSLHDELPAEVQCTGENEADQESIELGDSHHESKLEKGEDENKTSCQGQVMLDTLPEDKDIMVGKGEEDGKKTSVQDEVMVETQPTGKVEDIVLKKGDEDIKEKSVQDQVMVETQPPGENEDILVGKTEEDEKKESVQGQVMLDTQVSMEDKAILVEKVEEDEKERSVQNQVMLETQPTEKNEEILSDKEDEKEGSVQDQVMLETQTTGKDEDILLKKGEGAHEKEESVQGQIMLDTQPPGENKDIPVEKGEEEKEEPVQDQVMIDTQLSGEDEGILVESVTVSPEQKEEEEEDEGEAFDFDEMDLEASSEDPLKQCQDKPNEEVTLLKESMQEDQIKKDGEPLEPKNQMDDGQTIQNPQTTTEVEACLTEDSQVDQKDIEPNQQQHDTSESKECTFEEHKQGSEELRHNEGADLTSEIETKNVEQEKNSNIIQEDQEPNISREQEVEKPTAGNGKEDDRKESKKSAKKGKGKGKEDCKMS from the exons ATTTATCAGGTGCAGAAG AAATACTATGGGCTGGATAACCTGGACAACAAATTTGGGGACATTGAGCAGTGGATG GAGGACAGTGAACGGTATACACGCCTCTCACGGAGACATGCTTCG GTGTCAGATGATGAAGAACGGATGTCAGTGGGGAGCAGGAGCAGCATGCGG CTGGACTTGGATGCTCCTGGTGCTTATGGCGGG CTTTCCCAGGCCGCCTCCTCCTCTCATTCACAGAAGAAGTCtaagaaaaagaagaaacatTCTTCCAAGACT AGCAACGGCTATGATGATGATTTCAGCCCATTATCTAGTCGG AACTCCAGACTCAGTGATGAGAGCAAAAGGTCTCGCTCCTCGAGACTTGATCTGCAGTCG AGTCTCTACAATTCTGAACCATACAGCAGCAGTAATTATTCCTCTAAACATCAAGGCCTCTCCTACAATGGCTACCAG GGCTCTGTATATGAGGACAGTCTCTACAGCGGCTCTCGACGCTCCGTTGCTCGTACT actgatgACCGGATAGAGCGTGACTACTTGGAAAAg GGCTCTTCACGAGCATCCACGATATCTGGCGCCACTCTTACCTCTCTGGGTGGGACGTCCTCACGAAGAGGAAGTGGAGATACAACCATCACTGCAGACACAGAAGCCTCTATACGGGAAATCAAG GAGATCCATGAGCTTAAGGATCAAATTCAAGATGTGGAGGCGAAGCACATGCAGAACCTCAAAGAGATGAAG GATTCCTTGTTGGAAGTCGAGGATAAGTATCGGAAGGCCATGGTATCCAATGCACAGCTAGACAATGAGAAAACCAATCTGATATATGAAGTGGACACTTTAAAAGACTCTTTAATGGAACTGGAGGAAATGCTCTCTGAAACACGCCGTGAGCTTGAGGAGAAGAGTAAG gACCTTGAACGAGAGAAGCATGCACATAGTATACTTCAGTTTCAGTTCAGTGAATTAAAAGAGACGTTGAAACAAAGTGAAGAACTGCTAACT GAAATCCGTCAGTTACGAATGAAGCAAGATGGCTTTGTTAGAGAGATTTCTGACCTTCAGGAAACTATTGAAtggaagaataaaaaaattggg GCATTAGAGAGGCAGAAGGAATTTTCTGATGCCATTCGAAATGAGAGAGACGAACTCAGAGATGAGGTCGTTCAGCtcaaagatattttaaag AAACATGGTATTGTTCTTGGACCCGATCTAACCACCAATGGAGAAACAGGTGAAGAACTGGGACAGGGCGACCAGAATTCTCAAACATCGTCTGCTGAGATCCGAGAGGGCAGTAGTGTACTAG GCACTCAACAGTTGAAGATCTGTAAAGACCAAAAAGATTTGGATGAGGAGGTGCAAGAGAATCATGACTCGTTGATTTCTACAAAGACATCTTTAGAAACAAATGACAATGGAGACCTTAGGGATGAAGTGAACCAAAGTGTAGAGCAGCAGTCTGATAACAAACAGTCTGAAGAACCTCCAAGTTCTGTTGATAATGATGAGGTAACTACAACCAGTCCTATGGTTGAGATCAAAGCAGAACAGCTTGTATTGGAAGACTCAAGAGATAATACTGTGGAATCAGAGTGTGAGGTTCACACCGATGGACCTGTGGAGGAAAATCAACAAGAGACCACTATATGTGCCAAACATAGTCAGAAAATTGAAAAAGAAACTTCTGTAGAATTAGTCTCTGGTCCAGTGCTTGATGAAAATCAACCAAGTGAGTCAGTTAGCAAGCCTGTGGAGAAACCTGCTGAATCATCTGAAAAAGAGAAAGCTCCACAGACTCAAGGTGCCAGTGCTTCAAATAAAAAGaggagaaagaaaaagaaaggcaaacagaaacagaaacaaaatgATAAGCAGGATAGTGAAACAAAGATATGTGATACAAGTGAAAAGATTTTAAATGAGGATAATCCAGACCAAAAACTGGAAAGTGATCCAGAGGGAAGCCATGAAGAGCAACTAGGGAATGACGCATCTACAGCAGTGCATACAGAAGTCCCAGCTGATTCACATGACGatacaaaaaacattaaaacagacCGTGATGAAATAATAAGCATGGATACAGTACCTGCAGATGATGCTAGAGATCAGTTTCGAGTAATCACAGATGTGGTTGATTCAGGAGAAACTTCTAACCCCAAAACAGATTTTGATTGTCCTGAATCTGCAACTGTCAACAGTATCTCTAACCTAACAGATGTTAATAATGACCAAACTAAAGATTCAACAAATCTTGCCCAAGAAATTTCTTCAGACAAAGAAGCTTTACTGTCTCATGAACTTTCTGATAAGTCCATGGATGCCGTTGACAGTTGTGTGGAAAATCTTGAGTCCAGCAGTATTTCTAATAATATTGAGAAGTCTTTGTTGGTGGATGACAAGGAAGGGAAGAGCCATGTGGACAGTGATGGAGTAGAAGAGAAGCCAATGATTCAAATAATTGATCCAGGAGAGACCACTTTCCCTGGAGATCACGATGAGTCAGCTCCAATATGTCATTCCTCTTCATCTGTTATAGAAAAAGTAGAAAATGAATGTGAAAAGCTAATCCAGGAACAACCAACAATACCCACTGATCAGGAGTTGGAAAACAATCTCCAAAATACTATTGAAGTGGAGCAGAAAGAGATTAAGACACAGACGGATCAAGCTGAATTGGTTGAAGAAGCTCTTATAATGCCTAGCAAAGAAGTATTCAGTGGAGACAATAATATAGACACTGCTGTAACTGAATCTCAGGTTCCAGAAAAGTGTGAAGGTGAGGAAGAAAGATCATTGCATGATGAGCTTCCAGCTGAGGTTCAATGTACTGGAGAGAATGAGGCAGATCAGGAATCAATAGAGTTAGGAGACTCCCACCATGAATCCAAGTTAGAAAAAGGTGAGGAtgagaacaaaacatcatgccAGGGTCAGGTTATGCTTGATACACTGCCTGAGGATAAGGATATTATGGTGGGAAAAGGTGAGGAGGATGGCAAGAAAACATCAGTCCAAGACGAGGTTATGGTTGAAACGCAACCAACTGGAAAGGTTGAAGATATTGTGCTGAAGAAAGGTGATGAGGATATAAAGGAAAAATCAGTCCAAGATCAGGTTATGGTTGAAACCCAACCACCTGGGGAGAATGAAGATATTCTGGTGGGAAAAACTGAGGAGGATGAAAAGAAAGAATCAGTTCAAGGTCAGGTTATGCTTGATACGCAAGTTTCTATGGAGGATAAGGCTATTCTGGTGGAAAAAGTTGAGGAAGATGAGAAGGAGAGATCAGTTCAGAATCAGGTTATGCTTGAAACACAACCGACTGAAAAGAATGAAGAAATTCTGTCGGATAAAGAGGATGAGAAGGAAGGATCAGTCCAAGATCAGGTTATGCTTGAAACACAAACGACTGGAAAGGATGAAGACATTCTGCTAAAGAAAGGTGAGGGTGCGCATGAGAAGGAAGAATCAGTCCAAGGTCAAATTATGCTTGATACACAACCACCTGGAGAGAACAAAGATATTCCGGTCGAGAAAGGAGAAGAAGAGAAGGAAGAACCAGTTCAAGATCAGGTTATGATTGACACACAGCTGTCTGGAGAGGATGAAGGCATTTTGGTTGAGTCAGTTACAGTTTCTCCAGAGCAGaaggaagaagaggaggaagatGAAGGAGAGGCATTTGATTTTGATGAAATGGATCTGGAAGCATCATCAGAAGACCCTTTGAAACAATGTCAAGATAAACCAAATGAAGAAGTTACTCTCTTAAAAGAAAGCATGCAAGAAGACCAGATTAAAAAAGATGGTGAACCTCTGGAACCAAAAAACCAAATGGATGATGGACAAACCATTCAAAACccacaaacaacaacagaggTAGAAGCTTGTTTAACAGAGGACAGTCAAGTTGACCAGAAAGACATTGAACCTAATCAACAACAGCATGATACGTCTGAAAGTAAAGAATGTACATTTGAGGAACATAAGCAAGGATCAGAAGAACTGAGGCACAATGAAGGAGCTGATCTTACCTCAGAAATAGAGACAAAAAATGTAGAACAGGAGAAgaatagtaacattatacaagAAGACCAGGAACCAAACATATCAAGAGAGCAGGAAGTTGAAAAACCAACAGCAGGGAACGGCAAGGAAGATGATAGAAAGGAGTCTAAGAAAAGTGCCAAGAAAGGGAAAGGCAAGGGGAAAGAAGACTGTAAAATGTCTTAA